A section of the Thermotoga caldifontis AZM44c09 genome encodes:
- a CDS encoding ATP-binding cassette domain-containing protein has translation MKKSVAVLLVEQKVQEALEIASRGYVLQTGRIVAHGTGKELLESDLVKKAYLGM, from the coding sequence ATGAAAAAAAGCGTCGCGGTACTCCTGGTGGAACAGAAGGTTCAGGAAGCCCTGGAGATAGCCAGCAGAGGTTACGTGCTCCAGACAGGAAGGATCGTCGCACACGGTACAGGGAAAGAGCTACTCGAGAGCGATCTGGTGAAGAAGGCGTATCTGGGTATGTGA
- a CDS encoding VanZ family protein: MSKWTSVLTCVLLFWIVVVFYFGTRNAIVSSKQARWAYTVLKKIDQMLDFSQTELFTKIRNGLNRLWFGNKKMPSIELVRKSAHFGLYMILGIVAFWFALVYSRSLLIATLMGVSLAALVASLDEYFQQFRGRGASLNDVVIDISGALTGTILCLVVFGVVKSLRTLSKRRMESINGKI, from the coding sequence GTGAGCAAATGGACTTCAGTACTGACATGCGTTTTGCTTTTCTGGATCGTCGTCGTTTTCTATTTCGGTACCAGAAACGCGATCGTTTCTTCTAAGCAAGCTCGCTGGGCCTACACCGTTTTGAAAAAGATCGACCAGATGCTGGACTTTTCACAGACGGAGCTTTTCACGAAGATCAGGAATGGCTTGAACAGGCTCTGGTTCGGCAACAAGAAGATGCCATCGATCGAGCTCGTTCGGAAATCTGCACATTTTGGTCTGTACATGATACTCGGGATCGTGGCTTTTTGGTTCGCGCTGGTGTATTCTCGAAGCTTGTTGATCGCAACGCTCATGGGTGTTTCGCTGGCTGCGCTCGTGGCAAGTCTGGACGAATATTTTCAACAGTTCAGAGGGAGAGGCGCTTCACTCAACGATGTCGTGATCGACATCTCAGGTGCACTGACAGGAACGATCCTCTGCTTGGTCGTCTTCGGTGTTGTGAAATCGCTAAGGACATTGTCGAAGAGAAGGATGGAATCGATCAACGGAAAAATCTAA